GCGAACCACGGCAGGTACGTGTCGACGTTCCCCCAGCTGAAGTCGTCGACGCCGACGGGCACCTCGCCGAGCGCGGCCACCACATCCTGCGAGTACCAGCCGAGGGTGACGATGCGCTCCGGCTTCTCGCCGATCGTCGTCTCCCCGTACGCGTGCTCGACGGTCAGGGGGTACACCCCGGAGCCACCGGATGATGCGGCATCCCCCTGGGACGAGTCGGCCCCCGCACAGGCGGAGAGGGCAGATGCGGCGACGATGAGCGCGGTGAGCGCGACGAGCGCTCGCGGGGCGCGCCGGAGGGGGCGGGACATGGGACTCCTCGGGTGGAAGGCAGGGATGACGCGCTCCAACATAGTGAAGGCTTACCTTATTTGCTATCGTCCTGAGAGGACTCCTATCTGCTTCGATATCCCGTGTTCTGTCCACTGGGGATGATCCATGGCCGTTGCGAACGGCAGAAGGGCGGGATGCTGTGCTTGGAACGACATCCGAGAATCTGGAGGCGCATCGGGAGAGAGTCGCGTCCGATCAGTATTTCGAGCCGCATCTGCACGACACGGACCAGTTGGCGTGGATCCCGGGCGGTGCTCGCGTCGTCATCGGTCGATCGCGATGGCACCTTCACGCCGATCATCTCGTGTGGATCCCCGCCCTCACCGAGCATGAGATGCGGATGGTCGGCCCGGGCGACATGTTCAGCATCTACCTCGATCAGTCCCTGCGCCTCCCCCAGGACCGCTGGGACCGTCCGCTCGTCCTCCCCGTCGACACCGTCGGCGTGGCGATCATGCAGGACCTGTGCGCGCACGCCACCGAGGATCGTCGTCTGCAGGCGTCGGTCGCGCTCCTGCTCGAGATCCTGTCGGCCACGGACGAGAGCTACGACGCCCTGACGGTGCCCTCCGATTCCCGCGCGCGGACCGTGGCCGACGCCATCCTGCACGAGCCCCACATCGACCGGGACCTCGGCGCATGGGCTCGCGACCTCGGAATCAGCACGAAGACCCTGCACCGGGCGTTCCTGGCAGACACCGGGCTCTCCTTCAGCGAGTGGCGCACTCGCGCGCGGGTGTACGCCGCCGAGCGGCTGCTCGTCGACGGCCTGCCCGTCACGGACGCCGCGGAGATGGTCGGATACCGCACAGCCACCGGCTTCATCAAGGCGTTCCGGCAGGTCTTCGGATCGACCCCCGCTGCGTACATCCGCGCGAAGCGCAGAGCGCGCAGCGCCGGTGCTCCACGGATCTCGGGGAACTCCCGGCCGCGGAATGTCCCTGCCCCGTGACAGGCTGACGACGTGGAATCCCTCTCGCTTCGGCCCTGGCACGACGACGACCTGCCTCTGCTCCACCGCGCGAACACGCCGGAGATGACGTCGCATCTCAACGGCCCGGAGACCGACGAACAGGTGGCCGATCGCCATGCGCGCTACCTGCGGTATGCGCAGACCGGCGAGGCGCGGATGTTCGCGATCCTGCTCGACGCGGAGCCCGTCGGCTCGATCGGCTACTGGAGGCTGCGCTGGAAGGAGCAGGAGGTGTGGGAGACCGGGTGGTTCGTCCTCCCGGAGGCGCAGGGGCATCGTGTCGCCGCGCGCGCCCTCGGGCTCCTGATCGACGACGCCCGCCGCCACCCCGAGAGGCGTGGCAAACTGGTCGCGTTCCCGTCGGTGGAGAATCCGCCGTCCAACGCCGTGTGCCGGCGCGCCGGCTTCGTCCTGACGGGATCGGAGACGGAGACGTTCCGCGGGACGCAGCTGACGATGAACGAGTGGGAGTTCGACCTCACCGCGGCTCCCGCAGCCGTCTCGTCAGACGACGCATCCGCGCACCGGGTCACGCGCGCAGCGGCACCCTGACGTCTCCGCCGGACTCCTGGGTGAGCCGCTCCCCCATCTGCACGAACGTCGGTGCCGCGATGAAACCGCCGGCGAAGAGCGCCTGACCCTGCGCGAACGTCTGCGCTCGACGGATGGCCTCGTCGGACGCGAAGCCGAAGACCTCGACGAGCTCGGCCAGATCGCGCGGAGCGTTCACGCGCATCAGCGCGAGGTTGTCGCATTGGGAGAGGACGTTCGGATGGATCTTGGTCGGCCGCTGTGTCGACAGGAGGAGCCAGAGCCCGAACTTCCTGCCCTCGGCGGCGATCTGCACGAGCTTCGCCGTGAGCTCCCGCTCCACGGCCGTGGCGGGCTCCGGCGAGCACAGGTTGTGCGCCTCGTCGATGACGATGAGCACGGGGCGGCGTTCCTCGCGCCGCGCCCAGAGATGCTCCAGCACCGCAAGGGCGGCGACCTTGGGCTCCGCCGGATGGTCGAACCCCCCGAGGTCGAGAACGGTGGCACGGGGCCGCTCCTGGACGTCATCGACGACGGATGCCGCTCCCCGCGACCAGAGATCCCACTCGAGGACCTGCAGGTTCTCCATGCGGTTCGCCAGACGGGCCTGCATCTGGTCTCCACTCGCACGGAGGTCGCGGATCATCTGTGCTGTATCGAAGGTCTCGGAGACCATCTCCAGGTGCAGGAGGATGTTGTACTCCTCGGCGTCCGCGATGGGATCGATCTGCAGTACGGCAGCCTTCGATGCCGGGGAGAGGTCGACGTATCGCACCCGCAGCGGGTCTCCGTCGGCATGACCCGAGCGGAACACCCGCACATCGAGCCCGGAGATGCGGCTCGCCTCGGCCTCACCGGCGGATGAGCGCACTTCGCGCAGGCGCACGAAATCGGCATTGGGGTCCAGGATGAGCAAGGGCAGGTCGGTGTGGAGCAGCAGCTGCTCGAGCACGACACCGAGCGCGTACGTCTTGCCGCTGCCGCTCTGACCGCACCAGAACGTGTGCCGATTGAACCTCCGCGGATCCAGTTGCACCTGCGCGGCGTCATCGTCGATCGCTGCGCCGATCGTCAGCTCCGGCATACGGGGACCTCCTCCTGCTCCTCCCCAGAGTGCACCCTCCGCCGCGCGCAGGGAAGAGGCGATCGTCCCCGGCAGACGCGAAAGGCCCGCCTCCTCGGTCTCCCGGGGAGGCGGGCCTTTCACCCGCGACAACGGCTTGGTGGAGCTGGGGGGAATCGAACCCCCGTCCAACGCTGCTAATCCACGCCTTCTCCGGGCGCAGTCTGCGAAGACGTTCTGCTCGGCTCCGACCTTTGTCACAGACACCTAAGTCGACGAGCCCAGCCTGGGAAGAGTCCCGCGTGACGTCCAGACGCCATCACACAGCAAGATTCCTAGATGACGCCAGGGTCCGTGTCGGAATCACACACGGTCTGACGGACTATCGGGCTCGCTTATGCAGCGAGGGCGAAGTCGTTGCGCTTGGTTTCGGCAACTATTTTTTTGCAGAGAGCGTTTACGAGATAACTCTGCATCCTCGGCCCGCTTCTCGTGGATACACAGGCGCTGTCGAAACCGATCAGCCCCGTGGTCCTTCTCTCGAAGGAGCCGTTGTCGCACTGTGGAATTTTCGCCCGGGTGCGGAACACCCGAGCATCTCAGACTACAACGTCTGGAGCGTCTTCGCCATTCCGCGGAGGCCCGACCCGCTGGCGTAGAGTCACCCCATGAGCGAAGTCACGGTCACCGTCCGCGGCGAGCACGAGGCGCGTGTCGCGCCCGAGCGCGCAACCATCCGCGTCAGCGTGCGAGCGGAGGGGCCTGAGCGCACTTCCGTCGTCGAGCAGGTGATGCGTCTCGCCGAACCGGTGCGCGGAAGCATCACCGAACGAGCGGATGCCGGCAGCGTCGTCGATTGGACGAGCAAGCGGCTGTCCGTGCGCGCGGAGCGCCCCTGGAACAACGAGGGCAAGCGCCTCGCACCCGTCTACTACGCCAGCATCGACTTCACCGCGACCTTCGTCGAGGCATCCGAGCTCTCCATCTGGGTGTCGGACATCTCCCCCTGGGACGGCGTCGAGGTCGGCTGGGTCAACTGGCATCTCACGCCGGAGACCAGCGCGCGGATCGAACGCGAGGTCGCAGCGCAGGCCGTCGACGTCGCCGTCACGCGCGCCGAGACCTACGCCCACGCGCTCGGACTCGAAGGTGTCACTCCGCTCGAGATCGCCGACGTCGGACTGATCTCGAGCGGCCAGCCCGCGCCTCCCGCCCCGATGATGAAGGTGCGCGGTGCGGCGTTCGCCGCGGACTCGGCGCCCGCGATGGAGTACGAGCCGGAGGACATCGTGATCTCCGCAACGGTCGAGGCGCGCTTCCTCGCCCGGTGACGGAGGTCCGCCTCAGCGGGTGAAGGGCTCCAGCTCCGCAGCGAGACGCTCGGAGACGCGCGCGTGCACGGCGGTCCCGTCCTCCTGGTGATCGACCGAGAGCAGCATGCCCGTCTCGTGGATCGCAGCGATCAGATCGCCGCGGTCGTACGGGACGACCGCGTGAACCTCGACGGCCGGCTTCGGGAGGGCCTCCTCGATCGCGGCGCGGAGTTCGGCGATGCCCTCGCCGGACCGCGACGAGACGAAGTGCGCGTGCGGCTGCAGGCCGCGCAGCACCAGGCGCTCGTCCTCGCCGATGAGGTCGGCCTTGTTGAAGACCACGATCTCCGGCAGGTCGCGCACGCCCACATCGCCCATCACATCGCGCACGGTCTGCAGCTGGCCCGCGGGATCGGGGTGCGATCCGTCGACGACGTGCAGCACGACGTCGGCCTGCCCGACCTCTTCCAGCGTCGAGCGGAACGCCTCCACCAGCTGATGCGGGAGGTTGCGGACGAATCCGACGGTGTCGGTGATCGTGTAGACGCGGCCGTCCTCGGTCTCCGACCGGCGGACCGTGGCATCGAGGGTGGCGAACAGTGCGTTCTCGACCAGCACACCGGCGCTCGTCAGGGCGTTGAGGAGACTGGACTTCCCGGCGTTCGTGTAGCCGGCGATCGCGACGGACGGGATCGTGTTGCGCTTGCGCTCGGCGCGCTTGGCTTCGCGAGCCGGACCGAAGTCGCGGATCTGCTTGCGCAGCAGTGCCATCTTCGTGCGGATGCGACGTCGGTCGAGCTCGATCTTGGTCTCACCGGGGCCACGGGAACCCATACCGGCACCGCCGGCACCGACCTGGCCACCGGCCTGACGGCTCATCGAGTCACCCCAGCCGCGGAGGCGGGGAAGAAGATACTCGAGCTGCGCGAGTTCGACCTGCGCCTTGCCCTCCCGGCTCTTCGCATGCTGGCTGAAGATGTCGAGGATCACCGTGGTGCGATCGATGACCTTGACCTTGACGACGTCTTCCAGTGCACGCCGCTGGCTCGGGGCCAGCTCGGTGTCGGCGATCACGGTGTCGGCGCCGACGGCTGCGACGATGTCCTTGAGCTCCTGCGCCTTGCCCCGGCCGAGGTACGTGGCGGCATCCGGATGAGGACGGCGCTGGAGCACACCGTCGAGCACGACGGCGCCGGCGGTCTCGGCGAGAGCGGCGAGCTCGCGCAGCGAGTTCTCGGCATCCTCCTGAGCACCCTGCGGGTAGACGCCCACCAGCACGACGTTCTCCAGCCGCAGCTGCCGGTACTCGACCTCGGTGACGTCCTCGAGCTCGGTCGAGAGCCCGCCGACACGGCGCAGCGCGTGGCGATCCTCGAGATCCCACTGATTGCCGTCCGTCGTGGAGTGCGTCGCCGTCGATTCGTCCTGCAGCGCCTGCGCGGCACCGAAGACGCGCACCTCGGATCGCTTCTCTGCGTTCGCGAGCACGCGGTCGAGCGCCTCGTCATCGGTGGAGTGGGTCGTGGTCTCCGTCATCCGTTCCTGATCTCTGCTTTCGTTGCGAGCCTTAACCTTAGCCCGGGCGGTCCGGTACGCTCACCGTATGGGGTCTGAACATTACTTCACTGCGGCCCCGGCAAGCCCCGAGAATCTGCGCTCGATCCGTGTGTCGCTCGCAGGCCGTGAGCTGGATGTCACCACCGCGGGTGGAGTCTTCAGCCCGGATCGGCTGGATGCCGGCACCGCCGTGCTACTCGCCAACATGCCCCCGGTACCTCCGGGCGGCAACCTGCTCGACCTCGGCAGTGGCTGGGGACCGATCAGTCTCTCGATGGCCCTCGCCGCTCCGCACGCGACGGTCTGGGCCGTCGACGTGAACGAGCGAGCCCTCGATCTCGTCCGCCGCAATGCCGCGGCTCTCGGGCTCACCAATGTCAACGCCTCTCTGCCCGACGATGTTCCCGGCGACGTCACATTCCGCACGATCCGCTCGAACCCCCCGATCCGTGTGGGCAAGAACGAACTGCACGGCCTCCTGGAGCGCTGGATCCCTCGACTCGACGACCGCAGCGACGCCTGGCTCGTGGTGCAGCGGAACCTCGGTGCGGATTCGCTCCAGCGATGGATCGGCGCGACCTTCCATCCCGGCTACAGCGTCTTCCGCACCGCCACGGGCAAGGGCTATCGCATCCTCAAGGTGCGCAAGCACGGCAGCCCGCCGACCGAGCCCATCGCCGTCTCCTGACGCCGTATTCGCCTGGCGCGGCGCTCGCCTGAGGCCCGTCAGACGAGGTCGACCTCGCCCTGGAACACCAGCTGCGCAGGGCCGGCCAGTCCGACGTGCTCGCCGTCTTCCGCCGGGAACATGCGCACGCTCAGCGTGCCGCCGGGAACCTCGACCTGCCAGTTGTTCGGGGCCTGCTCGCCGGCCCAATAGCGCACCGCGAGTGCCGTCGCAGCGATTCCGGTGCCGCAGCTGAGGGTCTCGCCGACACCACGCTCGAAGACGCGCATGCGCACGTGTCCGATCCCGTCGCGGACCAGCGGCTCGCCCGGCACGACGAACTCGATGTTGGCGCCGGCCGGCAGCGCAGGCTCCAGGTCCGGAGCACGGTGCAGCTCCACCGAGGCGAGCTCGGCCTCCGAGGCGAGAGCGACGACCACGTGGGGGTTGCCGACGTCGATGCCGAGGCCGGGACGTGTGACGGGGAGCCCGTCCACACGCACCAGGGGGTCGTCGCCGGAGAGCTTCCACAGGCCGAGATCGACCTGATACCCGGTTGCGCTCCGCGTCACATCGCGCACGCCCGCGCGCGTTCCGATCGGCAGCGTCGAACCCTGCTCGATCGTGGCGAGTCCCGCGCGCACGAGGAAGTGGGCGAAAACCCGGATGCCGTTGCCGCACATCTCGGCGATCGAGCCGTCGGCGTTGCGGTAGTCCATGAACCACTCGGCGTCGGGCTCTTCCGCAAGTGCGGCCGCCCCCTCGGCGATCGCGGAGGACCGCACGACCCGAAGGATTCCGTCGGCACCGATTCCGAAGTGCCGATCGCAGAGGACGGCGACCTGCTCGACGGTCAGATCGAGCTCCCCGTCGGGGTCGGCGATGATGATGAAGTCATTGCCCGTGCCGTGTCCTTTGGTGAATGCGACCATGAGCCCAGTCTAGGGATTGCACGAGGGCGGCTCGCTCCACGCCTCTCAGGCGCGCAGCACGCGGTACCGTCCGCAGAGGAAGCTGCGATTGCGCGCGACGTCGAGGAGTTCGAGATCGAGTTCGCGCGGGAGCAGCGGAGCGCCGGAGCCGAGCGTCACCGGCGCGTACTGCACCCAGACCTCGTCGAGCAGTCCGGCATCGGCGAACTGTCCGGCGAGGTCTCCGCCGCCGATGACCCAGAGATCCTTGCCGCCGGCGGCCTCGACCATCTCGGCGTGCACCTCGGAGATCTCGCCCTGGGTCAGACGGATGTCGGCCCCGTCGGGAACCTCGAGGTGACGGTGGGTGAACACCCACGCCGGCTGGGTGTATCCCCAGCGGCCTTCTTCGTGCCGCATGACCCATTCATAGGTCGACGCCCCCATGGCGAGCGCGCCGATCGTCTTCTCGAAGCCCTGATAGGCCATCGGCCCCTCGGGGTCGATGTCCTGCTTCAGGAGCCAGTCGAGCGAGTGCTCGGACGTCGCGATGAATCCGTCGAGGCTGGACGCCGTGAAGAAGTGTGTCGTCATTCCGACAGCGTCGCATCGACCTCCGACATCGTGCCCGTCAGACGCCGACGATCCCGTCGAGGCCGGCGGTCGCTTCCCGCCACTCCACCTCGCGGTACCGCTTGAACCAGGAGACCTGTCTTCGGGCGTAGCGTCGCGTGAGCGCCTGCGTCTCGGCGATCGCCTCCCCTTCGGACAGGCGTCCGTCGAGCTGTCCGAGCGCCTGCGCGTAGCCGATGGCGCGACTCGCGGTCACCCCCTGCTCGAGACCCTGACGGCGGAGCTCGGCGACCTCGTCGACGAGCCCCGTCTCCCACATCCTCTCGACGCGCGCATCGAGGCGCTCGACCAGTGCCGGGCGATCGACGTGCAGGCCGATGATGCGGGTCTGCGGGTGCCAGAGGGTCGGGTGCTCCGGGAGCGCCGCCCCGTGCGTGCTGCCGCCCTGCTCGAGCACTTCGAGCGCACGGACGACACGTCGACCGTTCCGAGGGTCGACGCGTCGAGCGGTGATCGGGTCGCGGGCCCGGAGCCGCTCGAGGAGGGCGTCCGGTCCGTCGGCCTCCAGTTCCCTCTCGAGGCGTTCGCGGATGGCCGGGTCGCGCGGAGGGAAGTGGAACTCGTAGACCACGCTCGAGACGTAGAGACCTGAGCCCCCGACGAGGATCGCGTCTCCGCCGCGTCCGTGGATCGCGCCGATCGCCGTCCGCGCCTGCGGCTGGTACCAGGCGACAGCGGCCTCCTGATCGACCTCGCGCACATCGAAGAGGTGATGCGGGATCCCTCTCCGCTCCGCGAGCCGCAGCTTGGCCGTACCGATGTCCATGCCGCGATAGAGCTGCATGGCATCCGCGTTCACGATCTCGGCGGGATTGCCTTTCGAGCGCAGCGCCTCAGCGAGGTCGAGGGCGAGGTCGCTCTTGCCGGTGCCGGTCGCCCCGACGACGGCCCAGAGCCGCGGGCCGTCGGTCACACGCCGACGCGCAGTGTCGGAAGACCGAGCGACACGGCCCGCGGGCCGCCATCCGAGCTCGGGGCCGGCACAGCGCACGACTCGGACTGCGCGCGATCCCACGCATCTCCGCCGCGCGTCCGCCGGATCCGCAGCGGCGCACCCGTGGGGTCGTCGGCGAGCAGGTGGAAGGGCGCCGCGTGCGTGACCGTCACGGTGACGACGTCGCCCGGTCGCGGAAGGTCCGATCCGGGGGTCACCTCGAAGTGCACGAGACGGTTGTCCTCCCCTCGGCCGGTGAGACGGTGCGTCTCGGCATCCTTCTTCCCCTCGCCGGTCGAGACGAGCACGTGGATCTCGCGACCGATCTGCTTCTGGTTCTCCTCCAGGGAGATGCGCTCCTGCAGGGCGATCAGACGGTTGTACCGGGCCTGGACGATATCCTTCGGGACCTGATCCTCCATCGTGGCGGCGGGTGTGCCCTCACGGATCGAGTACTGGAACGTGAAAGCCCCCGAGAAGCGCGCCTGCTCCACGACGCGCATCGTGTCCTCGAAGTCCTCCTCGGTCTCGCCCGGGAAGCCGACGATGATGTCGGTCGTGATCGCGGCATGCGGGATGCGGTCGCGGACCCGGTCGAGGATGCCGAGGAACCGCTCGCTGCGGTACGAGCGGCGCATCGCCTTGAGGATGCGGTCGCTTCCGGATTGCAGCGGCATGTGGAGCTGGGGCATCACGCTCGGCGTCTCGGCCATGGCGTCGATCACATCGTCGGTGAAGGCGGCGGGATGAGGGCTCGTGAACCGGATGCGCTCGAGGCCCTCGATCTCTCCCGCCGCTCGCAGCAGCTTTCCGAACGCCTGACGGTCGCCGAACTCGACACCGTACGAGTTCACGTTCTGTCCGAGCAGGGTGACCTCGATCGCACCGTCGTCGACGAGCAGCCGGATCTCGTTCAGGATGTCGCCGGGACGACGATCCTTCTCCTTGCCGCGCAGGCTCGGCACGATGCAGAAGGTGCAGGTGTTGTTGCAGCCCACGGAGATCGAGACCCAGCCGCTGTGCGCGGAGTCGCGCTTGGTCGGCAGCGTGGACGGGAAGACCTCAAGAGACTCGAGGATCTCGAGCTCGGCATCGCCGTTGTGACGTGCACGCTCGAGAAGACCGGGCAGCGAGCCCATGTTGTGCGTGCCGAACACGACGTCCACCCACGGCGCCTTGTCGAGCACGGCCTGCTTGTCCATCTGCGCGAGGCAGCCGCCCACGGCGATCTGCATGCCGTCCTTGCGGCGCTTCACGGAAGCGAGGTGCCCGAGCGTTCCATACAGCTTGCCGGCCGCGTTGTCGCGCACCGCGCACGTGTTGATGATGACCACATCGGCCTCTGCGCCCTCGGACGCGCGCACGTACCCCGCGCTCTCCAGCGACCCGGACAGACGCTCCGAGTCGTGGACGTTCATCTGGCACCCGAAGGTGCGCACTTCATAGGAACGCTGTCGGCCGTCGACATCGATGGCTGCCGACGACGCGCTGATGATCGTCGGTTCACTGCGCGGGATAGTCATGATCCTCCCATTGTACGAGCGGATCAGGGACGGGAGGAGCGTCGCAGCTCAGTCGGAATCCACGAATCGGACGCCGGACGTCGACCCTCCGGACGAGACCTCGCGCAATGCCGCCTTCGCCGCGTTCATCGCCACCGCGCCGTTGTATCCGCGACGCGAGAGCTGACCCATCAGGCGACGTACGGCGGTGTCGTTGTCGAGTCTGGCCATCGACCGCGCCTTGGAGCGCGCGTAATCGAGAGCGCGCTCGGCGTCGTCGTCCGGCAGCTCATCGAGGGCCGCGTCGATGACGTCGCGGGACAGTCCGCGCTGAGACAGAGCCCGCGAGAGCGCGACCCTCCCCTGCCCCTTGCGCTCGACTCCGGATGTGACGAGCAGACCGGCGAGAACGGCGTCATCGAGATACCGCCGCCGGCAGAAGTCGTCGATCACGTCTTCGATCTGCCCGGAGTCGAGATCATGCCCCTTGAGCACGAGCCTGGCCTCCGAGATCGACAGCGACTTCGCGCGGAGTTTGCGCAGCAGCGCCTCTTCGGCCGTCACGCGGATCTCATCCGGAGATCGCACCGGCTCCGCGCTGTCGCGATCACCATCGTCCTGGAGGTCGTGCAACGCGCGAAGACGCGGCGCCGATCTCTCCGGAGCGCGCTCCTCCGGCGCACCCGAGTCGAGGTCGCCGCTATTCGATGCCGCCGTCCTCGCCGCTGTTCCTCTGGCGGGATGGCGATCGCTGGGCGTGCCTGCGTCGCGAGCGTCGTCGAAGCGCGACGGCTCGGGCTGCGCATCCCAGGTCGAACGCCAGAGACCCGCATCGCCGGTACGACGCGGGACCACCTTCTCCGCGCGATCAGCGTCATCGTCAGAGACCTTCGCCGGCACCGCCTTGCGACCCCCGGCCTTGCTGCCGAAGAGAGGGATGATGGGGGCGATCCGCTCGGAATCGCCCCCATGCGTGTCAGTCATCAGGCCGGACGACGCTCGGCGAGCTCGTCAGCAGCCGCGGGGGCCGCAGCCTGCCCGCCGATGCCGAGCTTCTGCTTGATCTGCGTCTCGATCGCCAGCGCGATGTCGGGGTTGTTGAGCAGGAACGTACGCGCGTTCTCCTTGCCCTGACCCAGCTGGTCGCCGTCGTAGGTGTACCACGAGCCGGACTTCTTCACGATGGCGTGCTCGACCCCGAAGTCGATCA
This genomic interval from Microbacterium sp. LWH11-1.2 contains the following:
- a CDS encoding dihydrofolate reductase family protein, coding for MTTHFFTASSLDGFIATSEHSLDWLLKQDIDPEGPMAYQGFEKTIGALAMGASTYEWVMRHEEGRWGYTQPAWVFTHRHLEVPDGADIRLTQGEISEVHAEMVEAAGGKDLWVIGGGDLAGQFADAGLLDEVWVQYAPVTLGSGAPLLPRELDLELLDVARNRSFLCGRYRVLRA
- the miaB gene encoding tRNA (N6-isopentenyl adenosine(37)-C2)-methylthiotransferase MiaB, with the translated sequence MTIPRSEPTIISASSAAIDVDGRQRSYEVRTFGCQMNVHDSERLSGSLESAGYVRASEGAEADVVIINTCAVRDNAAGKLYGTLGHLASVKRRKDGMQIAVGGCLAQMDKQAVLDKAPWVDVVFGTHNMGSLPGLLERARHNGDAELEILESLEVFPSTLPTKRDSAHSGWVSISVGCNNTCTFCIVPSLRGKEKDRRPGDILNEIRLLVDDGAIEVTLLGQNVNSYGVEFGDRQAFGKLLRAAGEIEGLERIRFTSPHPAAFTDDVIDAMAETPSVMPQLHMPLQSGSDRILKAMRRSYRSERFLGILDRVRDRIPHAAITTDIIVGFPGETEEDFEDTMRVVEQARFSGAFTFQYSIREGTPAATMEDQVPKDIVQARYNRLIALQERISLEENQKQIGREIHVLVSTGEGKKDAETHRLTGRGEDNRLVHFEVTPGSDLPRPGDVVTVTVTHAAPFHLLADDPTGAPLRIRRTRGGDAWDRAQSESCAVPAPSSDGGPRAVSLGLPTLRVGV
- the dapF gene encoding diaminopimelate epimerase; protein product: MVAFTKGHGTGNDFIIIADPDGELDLTVEQVAVLCDRHFGIGADGILRVVRSSAIAEGAAALAEEPDAEWFMDYRNADGSIAEMCGNGIRVFAHFLVRAGLATIEQGSTLPIGTRAGVRDVTRSATGYQVDLGLWKLSGDDPLVRVDGLPVTRPGLGIDVGNPHVVVALASEAELASVELHRAPDLEPALPAGANIEFVVPGEPLVRDGIGHVRMRVFERGVGETLSCGTGIAATALAVRYWAGEQAPNNWQVEVPGGTLSVRMFPAEDGEHVGLAGPAQLVFQGEVDLV
- a CDS encoding AraC family transcriptional regulator; amino-acid sequence: MLGTTSENLEAHRERVASDQYFEPHLHDTDQLAWIPGGARVVIGRSRWHLHADHLVWIPALTEHEMRMVGPGDMFSIYLDQSLRLPQDRWDRPLVLPVDTVGVAIMQDLCAHATEDRRLQASVALLLEILSATDESYDALTVPSDSRARTVADAILHEPHIDRDLGAWARDLGISTKTLHRAFLADTGLSFSEWRTRARVYAAERLLVDGLPVTDAAEMVGYRTATGFIKAFRQVFGSTPAAYIRAKRRARSAGAPRISGNSRPRNVPAP
- the hflX gene encoding GTPase HflX; the encoded protein is MTETTTHSTDDEALDRVLANAEKRSEVRVFGAAQALQDESTATHSTTDGNQWDLEDRHALRRVGGLSTELEDVTEVEYRQLRLENVVLVGVYPQGAQEDAENSLRELAALAETAGAVVLDGVLQRRPHPDAATYLGRGKAQELKDIVAAVGADTVIADTELAPSQRRALEDVVKVKVIDRTTVILDIFSQHAKSREGKAQVELAQLEYLLPRLRGWGDSMSRQAGGQVGAGGAGMGSRGPGETKIELDRRRIRTKMALLRKQIRDFGPAREAKRAERKRNTIPSVAIAGYTNAGKSSLLNALTSAGVLVENALFATLDATVRRSETEDGRVYTITDTVGFVRNLPHQLVEAFRSTLEEVGQADVVLHVVDGSHPDPAGQLQTVRDVMGDVGVRDLPEIVVFNKADLIGEDERLVLRGLQPHAHFVSSRSGEGIAELRAAIEEALPKPAVEVHAVVPYDRGDLIAAIHETGMLLSVDHQEDGTAVHARVSERLAAELEPFTR
- a CDS encoding GNAT family N-acetyltransferase, with the protein product MESLSLRPWHDDDLPLLHRANTPEMTSHLNGPETDEQVADRHARYLRYAQTGEARMFAILLDAEPVGSIGYWRLRWKEQEVWETGWFVLPEAQGHRVAARALGLLIDDARRHPERRGKLVAFPSVENPPSNAVCRRAGFVLTGSETETFRGTQLTMNEWEFDLTAAPAAVSSDDASAHRVTRAAAP
- a CDS encoding SIMPL domain-containing protein, with the translated sequence MSEVTVTVRGEHEARVAPERATIRVSVRAEGPERTSVVEQVMRLAEPVRGSITERADAGSVVDWTSKRLSVRAERPWNNEGKRLAPVYYASIDFTATFVEASELSIWVSDISPWDGVEVGWVNWHLTPETSARIEREVAAQAVDVAVTRAETYAHALGLEGVTPLEIADVGLISSGQPAPPAPMMKVRGAAFAADSAPAMEYEPEDIVISATVEARFLAR
- the miaA gene encoding tRNA (adenosine(37)-N6)-dimethylallyltransferase MiaA yields the protein MTDGPRLWAVVGATGTGKSDLALDLAEALRSKGNPAEIVNADAMQLYRGMDIGTAKLRLAERRGIPHHLFDVREVDQEAAVAWYQPQARTAIGAIHGRGGDAILVGGSGLYVSSVVYEFHFPPRDPAIRERLERELEADGPDALLERLRARDPITARRVDPRNGRRVVRALEVLEQGGSTHGAALPEHPTLWHPQTRIIGLHVDRPALVERLDARVERMWETGLVDEVAELRRQGLEQGVTASRAIGYAQALGQLDGRLSEGEAIAETQALTRRYARRQVSWFKRYREVEWREATAGLDGIVGV
- a CDS encoding methyltransferase, which translates into the protein MGSEHYFTAAPASPENLRSIRVSLAGRELDVTTAGGVFSPDRLDAGTAVLLANMPPVPPGGNLLDLGSGWGPISLSMALAAPHATVWAVDVNERALDLVRRNAAALGLTNVNASLPDDVPGDVTFRTIRSNPPIRVGKNELHGLLERWIPRLDDRSDAWLVVQRNLGADSLQRWIGATFHPGYSVFRTATGKGYRILKVRKHGSPPTEPIAVS
- a CDS encoding ATP-binding protein, which translates into the protein MPELTIGAAIDDDAAQVQLDPRRFNRHTFWCGQSGSGKTYALGVVLEQLLLHTDLPLLILDPNADFVRLREVRSSAGEAEASRISGLDVRVFRSGHADGDPLRVRYVDLSPASKAAVLQIDPIADAEEYNILLHLEMVSETFDTAQMIRDLRASGDQMQARLANRMENLQVLEWDLWSRGAASVVDDVQERPRATVLDLGGFDHPAEPKVAALAVLEHLWARREERRPVLIVIDEAHNLCSPEPATAVERELTAKLVQIAAEGRKFGLWLLLSTQRPTKIHPNVLSQCDNLALMRVNAPRDLAELVEVFGFASDEAIRRAQTFAQGQALFAGGFIAAPTFVQMGERLTQESGGDVRVPLRA
- a CDS encoding regulatory protein RecX — translated: MTDTHGGDSERIAPIIPLFGSKAGGRKAVPAKVSDDDADRAEKVVPRRTGDAGLWRSTWDAQPEPSRFDDARDAGTPSDRHPARGTAARTAASNSGDLDSGAPEERAPERSAPRLRALHDLQDDGDRDSAEPVRSPDEIRVTAEEALLRKLRAKSLSISEARLVLKGHDLDSGQIEDVIDDFCRRRYLDDAVLAGLLVTSGVERKGQGRVALSRALSQRGLSRDVIDAALDELPDDDAERALDYARSKARSMARLDNDTAVRRLMGQLSRRGYNGAVAMNAAKAALREVSSGGSTSGVRFVDSD